Proteins encoded in a region of the Teredinibacter purpureus genome:
- a CDS encoding DUF2214 family protein: protein MINALVAYVHFLAAFALVFSIIFEWFTYSRSVTLIEAKRLQTIDIVYGVSAAVVLLFGFLRILFFEKGGEFYFHSPFYKVKLYTFLVVGILSIYPTVKFFKWRRVTKLGVAPTFKEKEFKTIKWILRAEVVGLLIIILSASFMTKGIGF from the coding sequence ATGATAAATGCATTAGTGGCGTATGTTCATTTTTTGGCCGCCTTCGCCTTGGTCTTTTCGATTATTTTTGAATGGTTCACATATAGTAGAAGCGTCACTTTAATAGAAGCCAAAAGATTACAAACTATAGATATAGTTTATGGAGTATCCGCCGCTGTCGTTTTGTTGTTTGGTTTTCTTCGTATACTTTTTTTTGAAAAAGGCGGTGAATTCTATTTTCATAGTCCATTTTACAAAGTTAAATTGTATACTTTTCTGGTGGTCGGCATTTTATCAATTTACCCAACTGTTAAATTTTTTAAGTGGAGGCGGGTAACTAAATTAGGAGTGGCACCAACATTCAAAGAAAAGGAGTTTAAAACAATAAAATGGATCTTAAGAGCGGAAGTTGTAGGGTTGCTAATTATAATTTTATCTGCATCGTTCATGACTAAAGGCATCGGCTTTTGA